The Epinephelus lanceolatus isolate andai-2023 chromosome 11, ASM4190304v1, whole genome shotgun sequence genome window below encodes:
- the rnft1 gene encoding E3 ubiquitin-protein ligase RNFT1 — protein MKLRVQNDRSDSRRALKLRESPTVMQPNSDELGAHAANGLSLTLQPELTRTPVPAAAAAAVNPETNEVRVTMTSKPGESSGGASSRRSRVNSHSHSHSQPHVHNRAQHHSNSEPELDPPDSDLDSGEPSTSLSELRCLFRWLQKSLPFLIILCAKLVIQHALGLAVGVGLFTTFLYVNKNIQIQVFLQDRHSKLQCVWLLLFLISSTLLLYYTFLTETLHYCLIFLSPTIEPLGFWEVLWAVGITNFIIKFLFMGIKCLILLLPSSLVTYRTQGRWVMLTEELGQVHQATAPVPLWFRYLVTYQEVDGTPGLTLGVLLALLYLILKLLGLYGQWTSLLKTVRIFLKGEHTGTAATRSQCSEAGDVCPICQGEYREPRVLLCQHIFCDECIALWFNREKSCPLCRTVITEKVYKWRDGATSPHLQIY, from the exons ATGAAACTCCGGGTGCAGAATGACAG GAGTGATTCCAGAAGAGCACTGAAACTGAGGGAGTCTCCGACTGTAATGCAGCCTAATTCAGATGAGCTGGGCGCTCACGCAGCAAATGGTTTATCCCTAACTCTGCAACCAGAACTTACCAGAACACcagtccctgctgctgctgctgccgccgtcAACCCCGAAACCAATGAGGTGCGGGTAACCATGACCAGCAAGCCCGGGGAGTCCAGTGGAGGCGCATCATCCAGGAGGTCCAGAGTCAACTCCCACAGCCACTCCCATTCTCAGCCACACGTGCACAATCGGGCGCAGCACCACTCGAACTCAGAGCCTGAGCTGGACCCGCCTGACTCTGATCTGGACTCTGGGGAACCCAGCACCTCCTTGTCTGAGCTCCGCTGTCTCTTCCGCTGGCTCCAAAAGAGTCTTCCCTTCCTCATCATACTGTGTGCTAAACTGGTCATCCAACATGCTCTTG GTCTGGCAGTTGGCGTTGGCCTCTTCACGACTTTTCTGtatgtgaataaaaacattcaGATTCAAGTCTTTCTTCAG GATCGTCACTcaaagctgcagtgtgtgtggctgcttCTGTTCCTGATCTCTTCCACCCTCCTGCTTTACTACACCTTCCTCACTGAGACACTTCATTATTG TCTCATCTTCCTCAGCCCAACCATTGAGCCGCTGGGTTTCTGGGAGGTTCTATGGGCAGTCGGCATCACCAACTTCATCATAAAGTTTCTCTTTATGGGGATTAAGTGCCTTAttctgctgctgccatcttcaCTGGTGACCTACAGAACCCAG GGCCGGTGGGTGATGCTGACTGAGGAGCTGGGTCAGGTCCACCAGGCCACAGCTCCTGTTCCACTGTGGTTCCGCTACCTGGTCACGTACCAGGAGGTTGACGGCACCCCTGGACTCACACTGGGGGTCCTGCTGGCTTTGCTCTACCTCATACTGAAG CTTTTAGGATTGTACGGACAGTGGACGTCTTTGCTGAAAACTGTGAGGATATTTCTAAAGGGCGAG CACACAGGCACAGCGGCCACTAGGAGTCAGTGCAGCGAGGCTGGAGACGTCTGTCCCATCTGTCAGGGAGAGTACAGGGAGCCTCGGGTTCTGCTCTGTCAG CACATATTCTGTGACGAATGCATCGCTCTGTGGTTTAACCGGGAGAAGAGCTGCCCTCTCTGTCGCACTGTGATCACAGAGAAGGTTTACAAATGGAGGGACGGAGCCACATCTCCTCACCTGCAGATTTACTGA